Genomic segment of Streptomyces sp. NA02950:
CCGGATCGCCAGCAACACCAAGGCGTTCGTGGCGACGGTACTGCTGCAACTCGAGGGCGAGGGGCGGCTCTCGCTCGACGACAGCGTGGAGAGGTGGCTTCCCGGCATGGTGCGCGGAAACGGCAACGACGGCGCCGCCATCACCGTACGGCAGCTGCTCAACCACACCTCGGGGATCTACGACCCCACCACCGAACCCGAGTTCTTCGCCCCCTACCTCGAGGACGGCGACCGGGACCACATCATCACCCCGCGCGAGGTGATCGCCCGCGCCGTCGGGCATCCGCCGGAGTTCGCGCCCGGCCGGGGCTGGTCGTACTCCAACACCAACTACCTGCTCGCCGGGCTGGTGATCGAGGCGGTCACGCAGCACAGCGCCCCCGCCGAGATCCACCGCAGGATCCTCGCCCCGCTCGGGCTGACCCGCACCTCCTTCCCGGTGACCGACCCCGGCATCCGCGGGCCGCATCTGCACGGCTACGACCTCGAGGGGCGCGATCTCACCCGGTTCAGCCCCTCCTACGACTGGACCGCGGGAGCCATGATCTCCACCGTGGACGATCTGGCCCGCTTCCACCGGGCGCTCTTCGGCGGCGCGCTGCTGCGTCCCGCGCAGCAGCGTGAACTCCGGACTCCGGTGTCGTTCCCCGACGCCCCGGCGTACGGCCTCGGGGTGCAGCGGATGGAGCTGCCGTGCGGCACCGGGAAGGACGCCGACCCGGTCACGGCCTGGGAGACCGACGGCGGCGGACCGGGCTTCACCAGCGTCGCCCTCACCACCGCCGACGGCAAACGCCAACTGGTCCTCGCCGCCACCGTCTTCGACTTGGCCGCGGAGCTGAAGGGCGAGCCGCCCGTGCCGCGTTCCAAGGGGCTCCAGAAGGCGCAGCGGGCGGCCCTGTGCGCATGAGACGGGCCGAACGTCTCAGATGCTGACGCCGTGGGCGCGCAGATAGGCGAGCGGGTTGATGTCGGAGCCGTAGCCGGGACCGGTGCGGATCTCGAAGTGGAGGTGTGGACCGGTGGCGTTGCCCGTGGAACCGGAACGGCCGATCTGCTGGCCGCCGTTGACGTTCTGCCCCGCCCGTACCGACAGCTGGGAGAGATGGGCGTACTGGCTGTATCTGCCGTCCCGGTGGCGGATCACCACCTCGTAGCCGTAGGCGTCGCCCCAGCCCGCCGAGACCACGTGGCCCGCGCCGACGGCCTTCACCGAGGTGCCCACGCCCACGGGGAAGTCCACGCCCGTGTGATGGCCGCTGGCCCAGCTGGAACCGGACGCCCGGTAGGCCGTGGTCGGCCTGACCCCGCTGACCGGCGCGGTGAACCCCGAGCCGGCGGCGGGCTTCGCTGCGGATGTGTGGCGGCTGGTGTGCTGCTTCTCGGGCTGCGGCCGGGGCTTGGGCTTGGCCTTGTGGTGGGTTTCGGCCCGGCGCTTCGGTTTGGCTTTCGGTGCGGTCTTCTTCGGCGTTGCCTTGCCACTGCCGCTCAATGCCAGCTTCTGACCGGGATAGATCAGATCCGGATCGCCGCCGATGGTCTCTCGGTTGGTCTCGTAGAGCGTCCGCCAACCGCCCCGCACATTGTGGTCATTGGCGATCCGGGACAGCGAGTCGCCGCTGACGACCACATAGCGGCCGGCCCCGGACGGCGCCTGACCGGGCAGCCGGGTGGGCGTGGGCTCGCTCCGCCGGGTCTGCTTCTGCTGGGTCTCCCGGGCCTTCGGCGCGGATGCCTTGAGGGCCTCGGGGGCGCTCCGGGGCGCGGCGGCCCCCCGGGCCAGCCCGGCCTTGCCGGAACAGACCGGCCAGGCGCCGGGTCCCTGGCCGTCGAGCACCTTCTCCGCGACGGCGATCTGCTGGTCCTTGGTGGCCAGATCGGCCCGTGCCGCATAGGCGGTTCCGCCGTACGCCTTCCAGGTGCTCTGGGTGAACTGGAGTCCGCCGTAGAAGCCGTTGCCGGTGTTGATGTCCCAGTTGTTGGTGGACTCGCACCGGGCGACCTTGTCCCAGGTCCCTTCCGAGGCCGCGTGCGCGCCCGTGGCGCCGACCAGTGGCAGGGCGATACCGGCGCCGCCCGCCGTGACGCTCAGCGAGGCACGGGAGATGCGGTTGGGTTTCGGACGGCGGTGGCGTCCCCGTAAGGGCATGGACGGCTCCTTCTCCTGCTGGCGCCTGTGCGGCGGGCTGCCGGGCGCGCCAAAGATAAGGGGCCCGATTCGGCCACAACAAGAGGGAGTTGACGGGGAATGAGGGCCACACCGCGCTGTGCTGCGACCCTCCCCAGGCTGTGTGATGTGCGTCACGTCATTTCACTCGGTGGTGCGGGAGAAGCGCAGGGTGACGATCTCGAACGGACGCAGCGCGAGCGCACAGTGCGGGCCTTCGGTATCGGCCCGGCCGGTCGGCCGCTCCAGCAGATCGCAGGACGCGGCGCCGGTCCACGGGAATCCGGCGGTCAACCCTGTCCGCACCCGCCCTCCCCGCGACTCGTGCAGCCGCACCACCACATCGCCGCTGCCGTCGTCGGCCAGCTTGACGGCCGTCACCACCACGGCGTCGTCCTCGACCGACACCAGCGGTGCCACGGCGGCACCGACCGGTATCCGCCGCTCGGGCAGATTGATCCGGTACCCCTCCCGCACCGCGTCCCCGATCGCCGCCCCCGGCACCAGTGCGTAACGGAAGCGGTGCGTCCCCTGGTCGGTGCGCGGATCCGGGAAGCGCGGGGCACGCAGCAGCGACAGCCGGACGGTTGTCGTATGCGCGGTACGCGTGACGTCGTAGCCATAGGTCGAGTCATTGACCAGGGCGGCACCCCATCCCGGCTCCTCCAGATGGACGAAGCGGTGCTGGCACGCCTCGAACTTCGCCGCATCCCAGCTGGTGTTGGTGTGCGTGGGCCGGTGCAGATGGCCGAACTGGGTCTCGGCGGCGATCCGGTCGCTGCGCACATCCAGCGGAAAGGCGGCCTTGAGGAACTTCTCCGTCTCGTGCCAGTCCACCTCCGTGTCGATCTCCAGCCGCCGTTCGCCCTGGAGAAGGCTCAGCCGCTGCTCGACCCGTGAGGAGCCGAACGTCCGCACCACCCGCACCGCGCCGTCGACCCACGCCAGCTCCCGCACGTCCGTGAGGTCGGTGACGGTGTTCCGGTAGAAGTGGTCGACGTCCCAGGCGTCCCACATGTTCGGGAAGTCCGGGTGCAGCTGGAGCAGATTGGCCGCCTGCCCCGGGGCCACCGTCTCCCGGTCCGCGACGAGGTCGTACACCGACACCACCAGACCGCGGCCGTCGATACCGATCCGCAGCAGCCCGTTGTCGAGCACAAAGCCACCGCCCTCGCGCGGCTCGGCGGCCACCGGCGCGCCCACGCCCGGTCGCGCGGGCGCGGCACCGCCCGCCGGAACCCCGGCCCGCTCATGCGGAGCCGCGTTGAACACCAGCTCCGCACCGCCCTCCGCACCGTCCGCCGCGAGGGCGGCCAGCGCCCCCGCGACGATCTCCTCCAGTTCCTCGGCGACCCGCGCGTACGTCCGCTCCGCCTCCCGGTGCACCCAGGCGATCGACGACCCCGGCAGGATGTCGTGGAACTGGTGGAGCAGCACCGTCTTCCACAGCCGGTCCAGCGCCTCGTACGGATAGCGGAATCCGGTGCGCACCGCCGCCGTCGCCGCCCACAGCTCCGCCTCGCGCAGCAGGTGCTCACTGCGCCGATTGCCCTGCTTGGTCCTGGCCTGGCTGGTCAGCGTCGCCCGGTGCAGCTCCAGATACAGTTCGCCCACCCACACCGGGGCATGTCCGTACTCCGCGTGCGCCTTCTCGAAGAACGCCGACGGGCGTTCGAAGACCACCCTCGCCGAACCCTCCAGGTCCGCCAGCCGCTTGGCCCGGGCCACCATCTCGCGGGTGGTGCCCCCGCCGCCGTCGCCCCAGCCGGTGGGTGCCAGCGAACGCCCCGCCGAGCCCTTCTCCCGGAAGTTGCGGACCGCGTGCGCGACCTCCTTCCCCGACAGCTGTGCGTTGTAGGTGTCGATCGGCGGGAAGTGGGTGAACACCCGGGTGCCGTCCAGCCCCTCCCACCAGAAGGTGTGATGGGGAAAGGCGTTGGTCTGGCTCCAGGAGATCTTCTGGGTGAGGAACCACTTCGCCCCCGCCTGCCTGACCAGCTGCGGCAGCGCGGCCGAGTACCCGAAGGTGTCCGGCAGCCACACCTCCTCGGTCTCGATGCCGAACTCCTCCAGGAAGAACCGCTTGCCGTGCACGAACTGCCGGGCCAGCGCCTCCGACCCCGGCATATTGGTGTCCGACTCCACCCACATCCCGCCCACCGGAACGAACCGGCCCTCCGCCACGGCCTTCTTCACCCGGGCGTACACCTCCGGGCGGTGCTCCTTGATCCAGGCGAACTGCTGCGCCTGCGACATCGCGTAGACGAAGTCCGGCTCGTCCTCCAGCAGCGCCGTCATGTTCGCGGTGGTGCGGGCCACCTTGCGCACCGTCTCGCGCAGCGGCCACAGCCACGCCGAATCGATATGCGCGTGGCCCACCGCGCTGATCCGGTGCGCCGAGGCATGGGCCGGGGCCGCCAGCACCTCCGCCAGCAGCTCCCGGCCCCGGCCCGCCGTACCGCCCACATCCTGCAAGTCCACCGCGTCCAGGGCCCGTTCGACCGCGCGCAGGATCTCCCAGCGGCGCGGGCTCTCGGGCGACAGCTCCGCCATCAGCTCGCCCAGCACCTCCAGGTCCTGCACCAGCTCCCACACCGTCTCGTCGAAGACGGCGAGATCCATCCGGGCCAGCCGGTACCGCGGCTCGCTGCCCGCCGTCTCCGGATCGCCCAGCTCGGTCGGCTGGAAGGGGTGGTAGTCCAGCAGCACCGGATTGGAGGCGGCCTCGATGTGCAGCACCACCTCCTCGCCGCCCGCCACCGGGGACCCCACCCGCACCCACTGGTTGCGCGGATTGAGCCCCTTCACCGGGGAGCCGTCCGGCCGGTACACCAGCCCCTCGCACTG
This window contains:
- a CDS encoding glycoside hydrolase family 38 C-terminal domain-containing protein, whose protein sequence is MHSDRAVTEARLKRVLEERIRPAVHPESVPLETGIWNAPGEPVPVAEGLAAPRTPIAAGAAWGPPWGTSWFTVRGTVPDSWAGRTVEAVLDLGFDENMPGFQCEGLVYRPDGSPVKGLNPRNQWVRVGSPVAGGEEVVLHIEAASNPVLLDYHPFQPTELGDPETAGSEPRYRLARMDLAVFDETVWELVQDLEVLGELMAELSPESPRRWEILRAVERALDAVDLQDVGGTAGRGRELLAEVLAAPAHASAHRISAVGHAHIDSAWLWPLRETVRKVARTTANMTALLEDEPDFVYAMSQAQQFAWIKEHRPEVYARVKKAVAEGRFVPVGGMWVESDTNMPGSEALARQFVHGKRFFLEEFGIETEEVWLPDTFGYSAALPQLVRQAGAKWFLTQKISWSQTNAFPHHTFWWEGLDGTRVFTHFPPIDTYNAQLSGKEVAHAVRNFREKGSAGRSLAPTGWGDGGGGTTREMVARAKRLADLEGSARVVFERPSAFFEKAHAEYGHAPVWVGELYLELHRATLTSQARTKQGNRRSEHLLREAELWAATAAVRTGFRYPYEALDRLWKTVLLHQFHDILPGSSIAWVHREAERTYARVAEELEEIVAGALAALAADGAEGGAELVFNAAPHERAGVPAGGAAPARPGVGAPVAAEPREGGGFVLDNGLLRIGIDGRGLVVSVYDLVADRETVAPGQAANLLQLHPDFPNMWDAWDVDHFYRNTVTDLTDVRELAWVDGAVRVVRTFGSSRVEQRLSLLQGERRLEIDTEVDWHETEKFLKAAFPLDVRSDRIAAETQFGHLHRPTHTNTSWDAAKFEACQHRFVHLEEPGWGAALVNDSTYGYDVTRTAHTTTVRLSLLRAPRFPDPRTDQGTHRFRYALVPGAAIGDAVREGYRINLPERRIPVGAAVAPLVSVEDDAVVVTAVKLADDGSGDVVVRLHESRGGRVRTGLTAGFPWTGAASCDLLERPTGRADTEGPHCALALRPFEIVTLRFSRTTE
- a CDS encoding serine hydrolase yields the protein MALWTGIGAVAVSSAVAAGTPARGTSAAPPPGFEEAVGQTVEDGFPAAVAYARRGGETWRTAAGVADTATGERARPGQRFRIASNTKAFVATVLLQLEGEGRLSLDDSVERWLPGMVRGNGNDGAAITVRQLLNHTSGIYDPTTEPEFFAPYLEDGDRDHIITPREVIARAVGHPPEFAPGRGWSYSNTNYLLAGLVIEAVTQHSAPAEIHRRILAPLGLTRTSFPVTDPGIRGPHLHGYDLEGRDLTRFSPSYDWTAGAMISTVDDLARFHRALFGGALLRPAQQRELRTPVSFPDAPAYGLGVQRMELPCGTGKDADPVTAWETDGGGPGFTSVALTTADGKRQLVLAATVFDLAAELKGEPPVPRSKGLQKAQRAALCA
- a CDS encoding transglycosylase family protein gives rise to the protein MPLRGRHRRPKPNRISRASLSVTAGGAGIALPLVGATGAHAASEGTWDKVARCESTNNWDINTGNGFYGGLQFTQSTWKAYGGTAYAARADLATKDQQIAVAEKVLDGQGPGAWPVCSGKAGLARGAAAPRSAPEALKASAPKARETQQKQTRRSEPTPTRLPGQAPSGAGRYVVVSGDSLSRIANDHNVRGGWRTLYETNRETIGGDPDLIYPGQKLALSGSGKATPKKTAPKAKPKRRAETHHKAKPKPRPQPEKQHTSRHTSAAKPAAGSGFTAPVSGVRPTTAYRASGSSWASGHHTGVDFPVGVGTSVKAVGAGHVVSAGWGDAYGYEVVIRHRDGRYSQYAHLSQLSVRAGQNVNGGQQIGRSGSTGNATGPHLHFEIRTGPGYGSDINPLAYLRAHGVSI